In one Streptomyces sp. NBC_01288 genomic region, the following are encoded:
- a CDS encoding hemerythrin domain-containing protein: MTIDFTPMYASHDAFRRDLERLAAAVAEGRAHTGPVRAGWENFKHQLHVHHTAEDSDLWPRVRERVAGRVRDLALLDDMEAEHGRIDPLLAAVSAALAERAFELADLVRALRATLDDHLKHEEDGALPLMGEVLTGADWGAFTGRMRETQGLRGAAVFVPWLVDGVSAVDRERFLGAFPAPVRVLNRVFWEGSYRRRGLWGG; this comes from the coding sequence ATGACCATCGACTTCACGCCCATGTACGCCTCCCACGACGCGTTCCGGCGCGACCTGGAGCGGCTTGCCGCGGCGGTCGCGGAAGGGCGGGCGCATACCGGTCCTGTTCGCGCCGGGTGGGAGAACTTCAAGCACCAACTGCACGTCCATCACACCGCGGAGGACAGCGACTTGTGGCCGCGGGTTCGGGAACGGGTCGCGGGGCGGGTGCGGGACCTTGCGCTGCTCGATGACATGGAGGCCGAACATGGGCGTATCGACCCGCTGTTGGCCGCGGTGTCCGCTGCGCTGGCTGAGCGGGCGTTCGAACTTGCCGATCTTGTAAGGGCGTTGCGGGCCACGCTCGACGATCATCTCAAGCATGAGGAGGACGGGGCGTTGCCGTTGATGGGGGAGGTGCTGACCGGGGCGGACTGGGGGGCCTTTACCGGGCGGATGCGGGAGACGCAGGGGCTGCGTGGGGCTGCGGTGTTCGTGCCGTGGCTCGTGGACGGGGTGTCGGCGGTGGACCGTGAGCGGTTCCTGGGGGCTTTTCCCGCGCCGGTGCGGGTGCTCAACCGGGTGTTCTGGGAGGGGAGTTATCGGCGGCGGGGGCTTTGGGGCGGCTAG
- a CDS encoding 2OG-Fe(II) oxygenase has product MRITEARRRAENTNWSALAEELDLYGSAPTAQLLTPAECHDLAALYEKPELFRTTVDMARHRFGSGAYRYFAHDLPAPVAALRAALYPRLLPIARDRPVRTKRGWSAGAMRHGVSTVRTGQRHALGLVFHDAT; this is encoded by the coding sequence ATGCGCATCACCGAGGCGCGTCGGCGCGCGGAGAACACCAACTGGTCGGCTCTGGCCGAGGAGTTGGACCTGTACGGCAGCGCGCCGACCGCACAGTTGCTGACGCCGGCCGAGTGCCACGACCTGGCAGCCCTCTACGAGAAGCCGGAACTGTTCCGCACCACGGTCGACATGGCCCGGCACCGCTTCGGCTCCGGCGCGTACCGCTACTTCGCCCACGACCTGCCCGCACCGGTCGCCGCCCTGCGCGCCGCGCTCTACCCACGCCTGCTGCCCATCGCCCGGGACCGACCGGTTCGAACAAAACGCGGCTGGTCGGCCGGCGCGATGCGACACGGCGTCAGCACCGTACGCACCGGCCAACGCCACGCGCTGGGGCTGGTGTTCCACGACGCGACGTGA
- the sigJ gene encoding RNA polymerase sigma factor SigJ, whose amino-acid sequence MSEFSEIAVTDEATTEATTVFMDHRELLFGLVYNMLGSVADTDDVLQESWLSWTARARRSPLDTITNPRAYLVRIAVNHALQRRATITRRRETYVGPWLPEPLVDQPADGDPEDPALRAESVSMAMLVVLESLTPLERAVFVLNEVFGYAHTEIADIIDRTPAAVRQLAHRARAHVHARRPLYEAHPRVRREATERFVRAAIGGDIASLMEILAPDVTVWTDSGGNRKPAGLRPVHGRDKAVRLINSFAARRRGPQDLELRYRRVNGDDAAVLFEGDSPYAVMVMDLTPEGDQVSGVYIVTNPEKLTHVHKDDEVDDQ is encoded by the coding sequence ATGTCCGAGTTCTCCGAGATCGCTGTCACCGATGAGGCGACCACTGAGGCGACCACTGTCTTCATGGACCATCGGGAGCTGCTGTTCGGCCTCGTCTACAACATGCTGGGCAGCGTCGCCGACACCGACGACGTCCTCCAGGAAAGCTGGCTCTCCTGGACGGCCCGCGCCCGACGCTCCCCGCTCGACACGATCACCAACCCGCGCGCCTATCTCGTCCGCATCGCCGTCAACCACGCGCTCCAGCGCCGCGCCACGATCACCCGCCGCCGCGAGACGTACGTGGGCCCCTGGCTCCCGGAGCCGCTGGTCGACCAGCCCGCCGACGGCGACCCCGAGGACCCCGCCCTGCGCGCCGAGTCGGTCTCGATGGCGATGCTGGTCGTCCTGGAATCACTCACGCCCCTGGAGCGCGCGGTCTTCGTCCTCAACGAGGTGTTCGGGTACGCCCACACCGAGATCGCGGACATCATCGACCGCACCCCGGCCGCCGTACGACAGCTCGCGCATCGGGCGCGGGCCCATGTGCACGCGCGGCGGCCGCTGTACGAGGCCCATCCCCGGGTGCGGCGGGAGGCGACCGAGCGGTTCGTGCGGGCCGCGATCGGCGGGGACATCGCCTCGCTGATGGAGATCCTCGCGCCGGACGTCACGGTGTGGACCGACAGCGGGGGCAATCGGAAGCCGGCGGGACTGCGCCCGGTGCACGGGCGGGACAAGGCGGTCCGCCTCATCAACTCGTTCGCGGCCCGGCGCCGCGGCCCGCAGGACCTGGAGCTGCGCTACCGGCGCGTCAACGGCGACGACGCGGCCGTGCTGTTCGAGGGCGACTCGCCGTACGCGGTGATGGTCATGGACCTCACGCCCGAGGGCGACCAGGTGTCCGGCGTCTACATCGTGACCAACCCCGAGAAGCTCACACACGTGCACAAGGACGACGAGGTGGACGACCAGTGA
- a CDS encoding methylated-DNA--[protein]-cysteine S-methyltransferase: MTTIYTLTDSPVGELLLTGERSADGTILTSLTMPDHPAIGADWERDDRAFSEATRQLSAYFAGYLTHFELPLAAEGTEFQQRVWQALDSIPYGTTTTYGALAERLGVPRAEVRALGAALGANPLLLVRPCHRVIGADGSMRGYAAGIERKVQLLTHEGALQPMLG, encoded by the coding sequence ATGACCACGATCTACACACTCACCGACAGCCCCGTGGGCGAGCTGCTCCTGACCGGCGAGAGGTCGGCCGACGGCACCATCCTCACCTCCCTGACCATGCCGGACCACCCGGCCATCGGTGCCGACTGGGAACGCGACGACCGGGCCTTCAGCGAGGCCACCCGCCAGTTGTCCGCGTACTTCGCCGGATACCTCACCCACTTCGAACTCCCCCTCGCCGCCGAGGGAACGGAGTTCCAGCAGCGGGTATGGCAGGCCCTGGACTCGATCCCGTACGGCACGACGACGACGTACGGCGCCCTCGCCGAACGCCTGGGCGTTCCGCGCGCCGAAGTCCGGGCGCTGGGCGCGGCCCTGGGCGCCAACCCGCTCCTGCTGGTGCGCCCGTGCCATCGGGTGATCGGCGCGGACGGCTCGATGCGGGGGTACGCCGCCGGTATCGAACGCAAGGTCCAACTGCTCACCCACGAGGGCGCGTTGCAGCCGATGCTCGGCTGA
- the qcrB gene encoding cytochrome bc1 complex cytochrome b subunit, protein MTGTPDPSRGERVADWFDGRLGIHTLGKRYLRKVFPDHWSFLLGEICLYSFVVLILTGVYLTLFFHPSMNEVTYHGSYVPLNGIRMSDAYASTLHLSFDVRGGLLVRQLHHWAALVFIAAMLTHMMRHFFTGSFRKPRELNWLFGWTLLFLGLFEGLFGYSLPDDLLSGTGMRFVDGALLSVPIVGTYLSMFLFGGEYPGHDIVSRFYSLHVLLIPGIMAALVVVHLLLVVYHKHTQFAGPGRTERNVVGTPFMPVYLAKAGGFFFLVFGALTLLAAVASINPVWSYGPYRADQVSTGAQPDWYLGFAEGLVRVMPGWEVTLWGHTLVLGVLIPIVVFPLLLVFIGVYPFLESWRTGDKREHHLLDRPRNRPTRTGIGVAWISLYLILLAGGGNDIVATRLHLSINTVTWAVRVAVFVVPAVAFVVTRRICLGLQLRDTELVLHGRETGVIKRLPHGEYVELHRPLDQAELHTLTAHKRPRELVEREP, encoded by the coding sequence GTGACCGGCACCCCCGACCCCTCACGGGGCGAACGCGTCGCCGACTGGTTCGACGGCCGCCTCGGCATCCACACCCTCGGCAAGCGGTATCTGCGGAAGGTGTTCCCGGACCACTGGTCGTTCCTGCTCGGCGAGATCTGCCTCTACAGCTTCGTGGTGCTGATCCTCACGGGCGTCTACCTCACCCTGTTCTTCCACCCGTCGATGAACGAGGTGACGTACCACGGGAGTTACGTGCCTCTGAACGGGATCCGCATGTCCGACGCCTACGCCTCGACGCTGCACCTCAGCTTCGACGTGCGGGGCGGGCTGCTGGTCCGGCAGTTGCACCACTGGGCGGCGCTGGTGTTCATCGCCGCGATGCTCACGCACATGATGCGGCACTTCTTCACGGGCTCGTTCCGCAAGCCGCGCGAGCTCAACTGGCTGTTCGGCTGGACCTTGTTGTTCCTCGGTCTGTTCGAGGGCCTCTTCGGCTACTCGCTCCCGGACGACCTGCTGTCGGGCACGGGCATGCGCTTCGTGGACGGCGCGCTGCTCTCGGTCCCGATCGTCGGGACGTACCTCTCGATGTTCCTGTTCGGCGGCGAGTACCCCGGCCACGACATCGTGTCCCGCTTCTACTCACTCCACGTGCTGCTGATCCCCGGCATCATGGCGGCACTTGTGGTCGTCCACCTCCTCCTGGTCGTTTACCACAAGCACACCCAGTTCGCGGGCCCCGGCCGCACCGAACGCAACGTGGTGGGCACCCCGTTCATGCCGGTCTACCTCGCGAAGGCGGGCGGCTTCTTCTTCCTGGTCTTCGGCGCCCTCACCCTCCTCGCGGCGGTGGCGTCGATCAACCCGGTCTGGTCGTACGGCCCTTACCGCGCCGACCAGGTCTCGACGGGTGCCCAGCCGGACTGGTACCTGGGCTTCGCGGAGGGCCTGGTGCGGGTCATGCCGGGCTGGGAAGTCACGCTGTGGGGCCACACGTTGGTGCTGGGCGTGCTCATCCCCATCGTCGTCTTCCCCCTCCTCCTCGTCTTCATCGGCGTGTACCCGTTCCTGGAGTCCTGGCGGACCGGCGACAAACGCGAACACCACCTCCTGGACCGCCCCCGCAACCGCCCCACCCGCACGGGCATCGGCGTGGCCTGGATCAGCCTCTACCTGATCCTCCTCGCCGGCGGCGGCAACGACATCGTGGCGACCCGCCTCCACCTGTCGATCAACACGGTGACGTGGGCGGTACGGGTGGCGGTGTTCGTCGTCCCGGCGGTCGCATTCGTCGTGACCCGCCGCATCTGCCTCGGTCTCCAACTCCGGGACACGGAACTGGTGTTGCACGGCCGCGAGACAGGCGTGATCAAGCGCCTGCCGCACGGCGAGTACGTGGAACTGCACCGGCCGCTCGACCAGGCCGAACTCCACACACTCACCGCGCACAAGCGACCGAGGGAACTCGTGGAGCGCGAGCCCTAG
- a CDS encoding DHA2 family efflux MFS transporter permease subunit — protein sequence MFKKWHGNPWAILITLSLGFFMTLLDLTIVNIAIPQLGEDLDASLDEILWIVNAYTLALAVLLITGGRLGDLRGKRNLFAAGVTVFTLASLACGLAQDPAQLIGFRVVQGLGAALLMPQTLSIIAEVFPADRRGVAMGIWGAVAGVSGALGPILGGVLITHLSWRWIFFVNLPIGALVLVLTMAIIPGARRTVRRRFDTLGVTLASTALFCLAFGLTEGQRYDWNAWIWSLFGAAVVLFAGFLLHERGQQDGEPLVPFSLFKDRDFSLVNFVGVTVSFGVVGMFLTLTIYLQSVLGFSAQKAGLVLLPVALGSFVMAGPAGALADKVGGKFILMGGLLAWAGGLVWVVGVADVGTGWLTIAFPLFLTGLGVGCTFAPMATEVMRNVPPRLAGAASGVTNALRQVGSVLAGAVIGAVLQARLASSLTEQAQARAGQLPAAYRESFVAAFSKAESDVGAGQQGGAPAGVPQGVADRMRVLGGQVFGHGFVHAMGPAVYVAVAVLLAGALACLAVRRHHGASANPHALPMSEPELEEAAR from the coding sequence GTGTTCAAGAAGTGGCACGGCAACCCCTGGGCGATCCTCATCACGCTCTCGCTCGGGTTCTTCATGACCCTCCTCGACCTGACGATCGTGAACATCGCGATCCCCCAGCTCGGCGAGGACCTCGACGCGTCGCTGGACGAGATCCTGTGGATCGTCAACGCCTACACGCTGGCGCTGGCCGTCCTGTTGATCACCGGCGGACGCCTCGGCGACCTGCGCGGCAAACGGAACCTGTTCGCCGCCGGAGTCACCGTCTTCACCCTGGCCAGCCTCGCCTGCGGCCTCGCGCAGGACCCCGCCCAACTCATCGGGTTCCGCGTGGTCCAGGGGCTGGGCGCGGCACTGCTCATGCCGCAGACCCTGTCGATCATCGCCGAGGTCTTCCCGGCCGACCGGCGCGGTGTCGCGATGGGCATCTGGGGCGCGGTGGCGGGCGTGTCCGGCGCGCTCGGCCCGATCCTCGGCGGGGTGCTCATCACCCATCTGTCCTGGCGCTGGATCTTCTTCGTCAACCTGCCGATCGGCGCGCTGGTGCTCGTCCTCACCATGGCGATCATCCCGGGCGCCCGGCGCACGGTACGGCGCCGCTTCGACACCCTGGGCGTCACCCTCGCCTCAACTGCCCTGTTCTGCCTGGCGTTCGGGCTGACCGAGGGGCAACGGTACGACTGGAACGCGTGGATCTGGAGCCTGTTCGGCGCGGCCGTCGTCCTCTTCGCCGGCTTCCTGCTGCACGAGCGCGGACAGCAGGACGGCGAACCCCTCGTCCCCTTCTCGCTGTTCAAGGACCGCGACTTCAGCCTCGTCAACTTCGTCGGCGTCACCGTGTCGTTCGGCGTGGTCGGGATGTTCCTGACGCTGACGATCTACCTCCAGTCCGTGCTCGGCTTCAGCGCGCAGAAGGCCGGGCTCGTGCTGTTGCCGGTGGCGCTCGGCTCGTTCGTCATGGCCGGGCCCGCCGGGGCGCTCGCGGACAAGGTCGGCGGCAAGTTCATCCTGATGGGCGGGCTGCTCGCCTGGGCGGGTGGGCTGGTGTGGGTCGTCGGTGTCGCGGACGTCGGTACGGGGTGGTTGACGATCGCGTTCCCGTTGTTCCTCACGGGGTTGGGCGTCGGCTGCACCTTCGCGCCGATGGCCACGGAGGTCATGCGTAACGTCCCGCCCCGGCTCGCGGGCGCCGCGTCCGGTGTCACCAACGCGCTCCGGCAGGTCGGTTCGGTGCTTGCCGGTGCGGTGATCGGAGCCGTGCTCCAGGCGCGGCTCGCCTCCTCCCTGACCGAGCAGGCACAGGCTCGTGCCGGTCAACTCCCCGCCGCCTACCGGGAGTCGTTCGTCGCCGCGTTCTCGAAGGCGGAGTCCGACGTCGGTGCCGGGCAGCAGGGTGGCGCGCCGGCCGGGGTTCCGCAGGGCGTCGCCGACCGCATGCGTGTCCTCGGCGGCCAGGTGTTCGGCCACGGCTTCGTCCACGCGATGGGGCCCGCCGTGTACGTCGCCGTCGCCGTCCTGCTGGCCGGCGCGCTCGCGTGTCTCGCCGTACGGCGACACCACGGGGCGTCCGCCAACCCGCACGCCCTGCCCATGTCCGAGCCCGAGTTGGAGGAAGCCGCACGATGA
- a CDS encoding toxin Doc: MPVTPVIHIDVPWLLQRHEEVLPDQPTINDFSALVAAVARHRVDPPRLGIDSDPAWRATALLHTLALLKPLPSANARFACATAVAYMFVSGVGIDPPYGALVDLARDLISGKTDVYGAADRLRSWQI, from the coding sequence ATGCCCGTCACTCCGGTCATCCATATCGACGTGCCCTGGCTGCTCCAGCGCCATGAGGAAGTCCTGCCGGACCAGCCCACCATCAACGACTTCTCGGCGTTAGTGGCGGCCGTCGCCCGACATCGCGTCGACCCGCCCCGCCTCGGCATCGACTCCGACCCGGCCTGGCGGGCCACCGCCCTGCTGCACACCCTCGCCCTGCTCAAGCCCCTGCCCTCGGCCAACGCCCGCTTCGCCTGCGCCACGGCCGTCGCCTACATGTTCGTGAGTGGCGTCGGCATCGATCCGCCCTACGGCGCCCTCGTCGACCTCGCCCGCGATCTGATCTCCGGCAAGACGGATGTCTACGGCGCGGCGGACCGGCTGCGTTCCTGGCAGATCTGA